From a single Vitis vinifera cultivar Pinot Noir 40024 chromosome 18, ASM3070453v1 genomic region:
- the LOC100249362 gene encoding laccase-15: MAGELMKTFKSIHEISRTLPRPNLDKASINTFKNSSIHVKEQISRAIRNSKKIEGVVFRTREAFLPKKMWLIMKVKEASYTRLCSPKNILTVNGQFPGPTIYAKKGETIIVDIYNKGKENITIHWHGVSMPRYPWTDGPEYITQCLIQPRSKFSQKIILSFEEGTLWWHAHSDWTRATVHGAIIIYPKNGTKYPFPKPNAEVPIILGQWWKSDVNVVRDEALATGADPNASDSLLINGQPGDLFPCSKSDTFKLTVDHGKTYLLRIINAALHEALFFSIAKHKMTVVGTDGSYTKPLTRDYITIYPGQTYDVLLEANQHLDHYYMAAKTYSIAPAARNFFDNTTTTAIIQYRGYYTPSSPLSLPYLPTYNDTNASVQVMAGLRSLADAEHPCNVPLSPSTKLIYTVGMNSYLCPNNSCAGPNGTRFFASINNISFQFPTIDILQAYYYNISGVYGDKFPSVPELVFDFTTDIIPLEYQTPKNGTEVRVLEYNSTVEIVFQGTNLIAGTHHPMHLHGYSFYVVGWGFGNFDKDKDPLHYNLVDPPLQSTISVPTKGWAAIRFEASNPGVWFMHCHVERHQTWGMDTAFIVKNGKHPEAQVLPSPSDMPPC, from the exons ATGGCTGGAGAGTTAATGAAGACTTTTAAAAGTATTCATGAAATCTCAAGAACACTTCCCAGGCCCAATCTTGATAAAG CCTCTATAAATACCTTTAAGAATTCATCTATTCATGTCAAAGAGCAGATAAGTCGTGCTATTAGAAATAGTAAGAAAATTGAAGGAGTTGTGTTTAGGACAAGAGAAGCTTTTCTTCCAAAGAAGATGTGGCTGATCATGAAG GTGAAGGAAGCTTCATATACAAGGCTTTGTAGTCCCAAGAACATCTTAACAGTAAATGGACAATTTCCGGGACCAACTATATATGCTAAGAAAGGAGAGACGATCATTGTCGACATTTataacaaaggaaaagaaaacatcaCCATTCACTG GCATGGGGTGAGCATGCCTAGATATCCATGGACAGATGGTCCCGAGTATATCACACAATGCCTAATTCAACCAAGGTCAAAGTTTAGCCAAAAGATCATCCTTTCCTTTGAGGAAGGCACTCTATGGTGGCATGCTCACAGTGATTGGACCCGAGCCACCGTTCATGGAGCTATAATCATCTATCCCAAGAATGGAACCAAGTATCCTTTTCCCAAACCTAATGCAGAAGTTCCCATCATATTAG GACAATGGTGGAAGAGTGATGTGAATGTGGTTCGAGATGAAGCGCTTGCAACTGGAGCTGACCCCAATGCCTCTGATTCTTTATTGATAAATGGACAACCTGGTGATCTTTTTCCATGCTCAAAATCAG ACACATTCAAGCTAACGGTGGATCATGGAAAGACCTATCTACTTCGCATAATCAATGCTGCCTTGCACGAGgctctcttcttctccattgccaAGCATAAAATGACAGTGGTTGGAACAGATGGTAGCTACACAAAACCATTGACACGAGATTATATCACAATATATCCTGGCCAAACCTACGATGTCTTACTAGAAGCTAACCAACACCTGGATCACTATTACATGGCAGCTAAAACTTATTCCATTGCCCCGGCAGCTCGTAATTTTTTTGACAACACAACCACCACAGCTATTATACAGTACAGGGGATACTACACTCCATCTTCACCTCTCTCCTTGCCTTATTTGCCTacatacaatgacacaaatgcaTCGGTTCAGGTCATGGCCGGCCTCCGAAGCTTAGCAGATGCGGAACATCCTTGCAATGTCCCATTGAGCCCGAGCACTAAACTAATTTACACGGTTGGTATGAACTCGTACCTATGCCCCAATAATTCATGTGCAGGGCCTAATGGGACGCGGTTCTTCGCAAGTATAAACAACATAAGCTTCCAATTCCCTACAATTGACATATTGCAAGCTTACTATTATAACATTAGTGGTGTATATGGAGATAAATTTCCTAGTGTTCCAGAACTGGTGTTCGATTTTACCACTGATATTATTCCCTTAGAGTATCAAACGCCAAAAAACGGAACAGAAGTAAGGGTGCTTGAGTATAACTCCACAGTGGAGATTGTTTTTCAAGGGACAAACTTGATTGCAGGGACACACCACCCCATGCATCTCCATGGATACAGTTTCTATGTTGTTGGATGGGGATTTGGgaatttcgataaagataaggACCCATTGCACTACAATCTGGTGGATCCTCCCCTTCAGAGTACCATCTCCGTTCCTACGAAAGGTTGGGCTGCAATCAGATTCGAGGCATCCAACCCTG GAGTGTGGTTCATGCACTGCCATGTAGAACGCCATCAGACTTGGGGCATGGACACTGCGTTCATAGTGAAAAATGGTAAACACCCAGAAGCTCAAGTGCTGCCTTCGCCATCTGACATGCCACCATGTTGA